CTGACAAACCAGCATGAATCATAGCTTTCTGGCATTGCCTCGCGGCCTCCGGCCGCGCCATGGAGCGGCGGTGAGGCGTGCTATACGCCTGCGACAAGGTCGACAAGCGTGGTGATCAGGGCTTCCTCGCTGACTCCGGCGGGCGGGTGTCCGAAGAAGCGGACCGACAGGTGGTAGCCGGTGAGCGCGAACGTGATGACTGCCGCGAGGGCCTCCGCGTCACGCGTCAGGATCGCCCCGGCTGCCATCCAGCCGGCTAGGCGCTGCGAACGGATACTGACGTTGCGGGCGACCAAGAGCTCGCCGAGATGGTCGACCGATGTTCCGAGATGGTCGCGCTCGCGTGCGACGAGCTCCATGAGCGGGTGGAGCCGCCGCAGATTGCCGAGTCGGCGCTCGAACTCGAGCGCGAGCGCGGCCCGCACGTCGCCTCCGGTCTCTTCGGGCTCGGGGCCGGTCTGCCGCTCGGCGTTGGTGCGGTCGACCTCGCGGTCGACGACCGCCTGGAGCACCTCCTTCTTCGACCGGAAGTGCCGATAGAAGCTGCCGCTCCCGGCTGACAGGCCCGCCGACGCCTCGATCTGCGTCACGGTCGTCCCGGCGAATCCTTCCCGCAGGAACAGATCCCACGCCGCGTCAAGGATCCTCGTCCGCGTTGGCACTGACATAGGCGCAATTGTAAGGAGAAGGAGG
This genomic window from Streptomyces sp. DG2A-72 contains:
- a CDS encoding TetR/AcrR family transcriptional regulator, translating into MSVPTRTRILDAAWDLFLREGFAGTTVTQIEASAGLSAGSGSFYRHFRSKKEVLQAVVDREVDRTNAERQTGPEPEETGGDVRAALALEFERRLGNLRRLHPLMELVARERDHLGTSVDHLGELLVARNVSIRSQRLAGWMAAGAILTRDAEALAAVITFALTGYHLSVRFFGHPPAGVSEEALITTLVDLVAGV